Proteins encoded in a region of the Pseudothermotoga elfii DSM 9442 = NBRC 107921 genome:
- a CDS encoding ADP-ribosylglycohydrolase family protein gives MNVAKIFEKTLEAFAVGDAMGMPTEFMTRETIRKNYGLIDKLLDPTCISSIHKNLKKGQVTDDTEQVLELIEAYYNARKIDKDITLNTLRSWCEETNAAAKGFLGPSTLRVLSGKSGEGQGTTCGAAMRILAVSLSVKKGDIETLQKAIWESCLCTHYSDIAVEAAMALGFGYHYAALGATYDEIINHILQGAFQGRKMGPGNFVGAYTGRRIGFAIDTIKNMSSMNEVMDFIYEAIGTTMEANEVVPASVAIFSYAKEDVWLSIKMGASIGGDTDTIAAIAGALSTLYAKNHNIPNDIVHEVLRINKLDLCKYAQMLEIMFLGDISCLQ, from the coding sequence ATGAACGTGGCCAAGATATTTGAGAAAACCTTGGAGGCATTTGCAGTTGGTGATGCAATGGGTATGCCAACTGAATTCATGACTCGAGAAACAATAAGAAAGAATTATGGATTAATCGATAAGCTCTTAGATCCAACCTGCATATCATCAATACACAAGAATCTCAAAAAAGGTCAGGTGACTGATGATACCGAGCAGGTACTTGAGTTGATAGAAGCTTATTATAATGCGAGAAAGATAGATAAAGATATAACGTTGAACACTCTGAGATCCTGGTGTGAAGAAACAAATGCCGCAGCAAAAGGATTTCTGGGACCTAGTACACTGAGGGTTTTATCCGGGAAATCAGGCGAGGGTCAAGGTACCACCTGTGGTGCCGCAATGAGAATACTTGCTGTTTCCCTATCTGTTAAGAAAGGTGATATTGAAACCTTGCAAAAAGCCATTTGGGAAAGTTGTTTATGTACGCATTACTCGGATATAGCTGTAGAAGCTGCAATGGCCCTTGGGTTTGGATATCATTATGCTGCCTTGGGGGCGACCTATGATGAGATTATAAATCATATATTACAGGGAGCTTTTCAAGGAAGAAAAATGGGACCCGGTAATTTTGTTGGAGCATATACGGGTCGACGAATTGGGTTTGCAATTGATACTATCAAAAATATGTCTTCGATGAATGAAGTTATGGACTTCATATACGAAGCCATTGGAACAACAATGGAAGCTAATGAGGTTGTCCCAGCATCTGTAGCTATTTTTTCGTATGCAAAAGAGGATGTGTGGCTCTCCATAAAAATGGGAGCATCGATTGGAGGTGATACAGATACAATTGCTGCGATTGCTGGTGCACTTTCAACTCTATATGCCAAAAATCACAATATACCAAACGATATCGTGCATGAAGTGTTAAGAATAAATAAACTCGATCTATGTAAATATGCCCAAATGCTTGAAATTATGTTTTTAGGTGATATATCGTGTTTGCAATAA
- a CDS encoding diacylglycerol kinase family protein → MRIGIVCNPSSGKYAGFDEIWHLLARELVHHNLFCTYATSRLLPKGIAHSVVGEEHAYGTEKDSIIAGSILQNVDFVIVFGGDGTLSDVVYGQYLAGKLVPIAGVALGTINAGPLVTFKSVDDLLKFNLGKFSTRPVAGVEVYDDRNLIGVAFNDVVFSNCTVSTVGGQVCTVDAKAFLKGQKIATTPTKIGTSKTEIRINGELVKIPFEIGQIIISPLHKVDVHKGKALSGKLCWAPYLNMVGGMIVSEQPIIKIVATELDAISPFLLSQFIFKNSDTVEVGKTKGFVIVDGNPRLDMRSTDKCTLKFNDKAAITCAFGLEERSNERGQDI, encoded by the coding sequence ATGAGGATTGGGATAGTATGTAACCCATCATCTGGAAAATACGCTGGATTCGATGAAATATGGCATCTTTTAGCAAGGGAACTTGTCCATCACAACTTATTCTGCACTTATGCAACTTCAAGATTACTACCAAAAGGTATAGCACACAGTGTTGTTGGTGAAGAGCACGCATATGGTACTGAAAAAGACTCTATCATAGCAGGAAGTATCTTACAAAATGTTGATTTTGTAATAGTTTTTGGTGGGGATGGGACATTGAGTGACGTTGTTTATGGCCAATACTTGGCAGGAAAACTTGTACCGATAGCTGGTGTGGCTTTAGGAACTATTAATGCTGGGCCTTTAGTTACTTTCAAAAGTGTAGATGATTTGTTGAAGTTCAACTTAGGAAAGTTCTCTACAAGGCCAGTAGCTGGAGTAGAGGTATACGATGATAGAAATTTAATCGGGGTTGCCTTCAATGATGTGGTATTTAGTAATTGCACAGTTTCAACAGTTGGAGGACAGGTTTGCACAGTTGACGCTAAAGCATTTCTGAAAGGACAGAAAATTGCTACCACGCCTACAAAGATTGGAACTTCAAAAACTGAAATAAGAATCAATGGAGAACTCGTGAAAATTCCGTTTGAGATAGGTCAAATAATAATCTCTCCTTTGCACAAAGTTGATGTTCACAAAGGGAAGGCTTTGTCCGGCAAATTGTGTTGGGCACCATATCTTAACATGGTGGGAGGAATGATTGTCAGTGAACAACCAATTATCAAGATTGTGGCAACAGAATTGGATGCCATATCGCCATTTTTGCTATCACAGTTCATATTCAAGAATAGTGATACCGTTGAAGTTGGAAAAACAAAAGGCTTTGTTATCGTAGATGGAAATCCGAGATTAGACATGAGAAGCACAGATAAGTGTACTCTGAAATTCAACGATAAGGCAGCAATTACTTGTGCTTTTGGATTGGAGGAAAGGTCCAATGAACGTGGCCAAGATATTTGA
- a CDS encoding sugar-binding transcriptional regulator produces the protein MKSSDSKKNDSELIRICKMYYIENCTQEQIARTFGVSRSQVSRLLNEARKRGLVEIKIHEDKIDSTNLGNRIVELFGLRETVIADTGDRDRLESIAKAGASYLGKVIEDGMIVGISWGRTLAQVVEHMITSKKLSNTVFVPLLGGVGQHRYEYQVNALVEKIADAFHSNRYYLHAPAFFEDNESLRYMLSNESVRTIVDLWDRLDLAVVGIGEPISLSNAFRSVLPQNFVTKLVSQAAVGDIAARFFDQNGNACELKGYQDHVLGISLEQLRNTPRVIGIAGGEEKVKAICAAMKGRFINILITDIRTAREIVRVMEQ, from the coding sequence ATGAAATCTTCTGATTCAAAGAAAAATGATTCTGAGTTGATCAGAATTTGCAAAATGTATTACATAGAAAACTGCACACAAGAACAAATTGCAAGAACCTTCGGTGTTTCAAGATCCCAGGTTTCAAGGCTCCTCAATGAAGCTCGTAAGCGCGGGTTGGTTGAAATAAAGATTCATGAGGACAAGATCGATAGTACAAATCTTGGGAACAGAATAGTGGAACTTTTTGGTTTACGAGAAACGGTGATCGCTGACACAGGAGACAGAGATCGCCTTGAAAGTATAGCCAAAGCTGGTGCAAGTTACTTAGGAAAAGTAATTGAAGATGGTATGATCGTGGGTATTTCCTGGGGTAGAACTCTCGCACAAGTAGTTGAACATATGATAACCTCAAAGAAGTTAAGCAACACCGTGTTTGTACCACTACTTGGAGGTGTAGGGCAACACAGATACGAGTATCAAGTAAATGCACTTGTTGAAAAGATAGCTGACGCATTTCATTCAAACAGATACTATCTTCACGCTCCTGCATTCTTTGAAGATAATGAAAGCTTAAGATATATGCTTAGCAATGAAAGTGTGCGAACCATTGTTGATCTATGGGACAGACTCGATCTGGCGGTCGTAGGAATTGGCGAACCCATTTCACTGTCGAATGCTTTTAGATCTGTACTCCCACAAAATTTTGTCACAAAGCTTGTAAGCCAAGCAGCTGTCGGTGATATAGCAGCAAGATTCTTTGATCAAAATGGTAATGCTTGTGAACTCAAAGGCTATCAAGATCATGTTTTGGGTATTTCTCTGGAGCAGTTAAGAAATACACCACGAGTCATCGGTATCGCCGGAGGAGAAGAGAAGGTAAAAGCAATATGTGCTGCCATGAAAGGAAGGTTTATAAACATATTAATTACCGACATTAGAACTGCTCGAGAAATAGTTCGGGTGATGGAACAATGA
- a CDS encoding carbohydrate kinase family protein, which yields MRIAVLGAVALDHYILVESFPEDDSMVFALKEFHTIGGCGANIAINLALNGCETHLFCGIGKDDVATFIMHSLNKMGIQVHCLSEGKTASTIILLDKEGRRRIISLGGNALFHSDGDTRYDEYDVVCVADSIPSEALRALQSSARLKIYVPGGCGLYFGENEIRKVANFSSITVLSANEASKIRKCNEISQWVIVTSGENPTKLYYQGTLVREFAVHSVDNIVDTTGAGDAFVSGLVFSLSRTGDIFTAIEIAHNWAAKVIQKYGANLSYDFVEVTQ from the coding sequence ATGAGAATAGCAGTGCTTGGTGCCGTTGCTTTGGATCACTATATACTTGTTGAATCTTTTCCTGAGGACGATTCAATGGTTTTTGCATTAAAAGAGTTTCATACAATTGGTGGTTGCGGCGCCAACATTGCTATCAACCTCGCCTTGAACGGTTGCGAAACTCATCTCTTCTGTGGAATCGGAAAAGATGACGTAGCAACTTTTATAATGCATTCTTTAAACAAGATGGGTATTCAGGTTCATTGTTTATCAGAAGGAAAAACTGCCTCAACCATTATTCTACTTGACAAAGAGGGACGTAGAAGAATTATCTCTCTTGGTGGAAATGCACTTTTCCATTCGGATGGTGACACAAGATATGATGAATATGACGTTGTATGTGTTGCAGATTCGATTCCTTCAGAAGCCCTCAGAGCTTTACAGAGCAGTGCAAGGTTGAAAATATATGTGCCAGGCGGTTGTGGTTTATATTTTGGAGAAAATGAAATAAGAAAAGTGGCTAATTTTTCATCAATCACTGTACTTTCAGCGAACGAAGCGTCAAAAATCAGAAAATGCAATGAAATCAGCCAGTGGGTTATCGTTACAAGTGGTGAAAATCCAACGAAGTTGTACTATCAAGGTACACTCGTAAGAGAATTTGCTGTCCATAGTGTTGATAATATTGTTGATACAACTGGTGCAGGGGATGCATTTGTAAGTGGATTGGTATTTTCATTGAGTCGTACAGGAGACATTTTTACTGCAATTGAAATTGCTCATAATTGGGCAGCAAAAGTTATCCAGAAATATGGGGCAAATCTGTCCTATGACTTCGTGGAGGTGACTCAATGA
- a CDS encoding carbohydrate ABC transporter permease gives MKRKKSYVIVANIMALLVVLIILSPLFLLFSNSFRSTAEILREPMGLPKTFYTGNFSYIFRKMDFGTNFRNSLMTTACTVVLCLCTTVPAGYAISRFSFVGKRQLVIWLLASQAFPGVLMAVGFTSLLKNLNLMNSLSGLVILYLSFTIPFCSWLLKGYFDQIPVSIEEAAMIDGCTRSRALLTIVIPMAVPGLIAVGTFAFMLAWNEFFFALVLLQDRSRYTLPLLLARFLGTGGAVEWGYLCAASLLCTLPPICIFLAFQKYLVSGLTKGAIK, from the coding sequence ATGAAACGGAAGAAATCCTATGTAATCGTAGCAAACATAATGGCTCTCTTGGTGGTTCTAATAATCCTATCTCCACTTTTCTTACTTTTCAGTAACTCATTCAGAAGCACTGCAGAAATCCTCAGAGAACCTATGGGATTACCGAAAACCTTCTATACGGGGAACTTCTCTTATATATTCAGAAAAATGGACTTTGGAACCAATTTCCGAAATAGTTTGATGACCACGGCATGTACAGTTGTTCTTTGCCTTTGTACAACGGTTCCTGCTGGCTATGCTATATCAAGGTTTTCCTTTGTTGGGAAACGTCAGCTGGTAATATGGTTACTCGCTTCACAAGCATTTCCTGGTGTTCTGATGGCAGTTGGATTTACAAGTCTTTTGAAAAACTTGAATTTGATGAATTCTCTCTCGGGTCTTGTTATACTCTACCTTTCGTTTACAATACCCTTTTGTTCTTGGTTGCTAAAGGGATACTTTGATCAGATCCCAGTATCTATTGAAGAAGCCGCTATGATAGATGGTTGCACGAGGAGTCGAGCGTTGTTGACTATTGTAATACCAATGGCTGTCCCAGGATTAATTGCTGTTGGGACATTCGCTTTCATGCTCGCTTGGAATGAATTCTTCTTTGCATTAGTGCTACTTCAAGACAGATCGCGTTATACATTGCCTCTCCTTCTTGCAAGATTCCTTGGTACGGGTGGAGCGGTTGAATGGGGTTATCTCTGTGCAGCGTCCCTTCTTTGCACATTGCCACCAATTTGCATCTTCTTGGCCTTTCAGAAATACCTTGTCAGCGGATTAACGAAAGGAGCCATCAAGTAA
- a CDS encoding carbohydrate ABC transporter permease, giving the protein MNSLGDTKKALQYLFPLILIISIVSVYPFVQGMMSSLYGGSIFAGKERFVGIDNFVTLFEDDLFWSSLKNNIIWVVSCVGSEFIIGMAIALLMNMKCVKMRNLYRGLILLPWATPPVVAGLIWRYILSTEGPLNAFLKATGLMSNPPSWLITPGYSLMACIAVNIWLGLPFMTIMLLAGLQAIPSDIYEAAQIDGADSVQSFFHITLPMMKSVISVILTLMCIWTFNMFDVVFVLTNGGPGNSSLILSLYGYQNAFAYYQKGYGAAIGVISLVILLIPVSVYVKMLLKEVERE; this is encoded by the coding sequence ATGAATTCTTTGGGAGACACGAAAAAAGCTCTTCAATACTTATTTCCACTTATATTGATCATATCGATTGTGAGTGTCTATCCCTTCGTGCAGGGTATGATGTCTAGTCTTTATGGCGGGAGTATTTTTGCTGGTAAAGAGAGATTTGTTGGTATAGATAATTTTGTCACACTTTTTGAGGATGACCTTTTCTGGTCAAGTTTGAAAAATAATATTATATGGGTTGTGAGTTGTGTTGGCTCAGAGTTTATTATTGGTATGGCAATAGCTCTACTCATGAACATGAAATGTGTAAAGATGAGGAATCTCTATCGTGGTCTTATACTCTTACCTTGGGCGACCCCACCTGTCGTTGCAGGTTTAATCTGGAGATATATTCTGTCCACAGAAGGCCCATTGAACGCGTTTCTGAAAGCTACTGGATTGATGTCGAATCCTCCTTCATGGTTAATAACACCAGGGTATTCTCTGATGGCGTGCATTGCTGTTAACATTTGGCTTGGCCTACCTTTCATGACAATTATGCTCCTGGCTGGGCTCCAAGCCATTCCATCTGATATCTATGAAGCGGCTCAGATAGATGGTGCTGATTCTGTTCAGAGTTTTTTTCACATAACACTACCAATGATGAAGAGTGTTATTTCGGTCATATTAACACTCATGTGCATATGGACCTTTAATATGTTCGATGTGGTATTTGTTTTGACAAATGGTGGTCCTGGAAACTCATCATTGATACTCTCTCTCTACGGATATCAGAATGCATTTGCGTATTATCAAAAGGGTTATGGAGCAGCGATAGGTGTTATCTCTTTAGTGATCTTGCTTATACCAGTTTCTGTTTATGTAAAAATGTTGCTCAAAGAGGTGGAAAGGGAATGA
- a CDS encoding ABC transporter substrate-binding protein, producing the protein MRKVSAILLMITISITLLASVKLKFYCLAWQPGAVDQVFDIVDEWNESNPDVQVEIVWGTWETSDQYLLTNFGAGTAPDIFHTDAEKFREFGLMGFVEPLNKFIDNEILKDIPNDAWRDCMDEKGNIFGIPWCRESQVIFYNRKLFRELGIDLPSDRIVTWDQLVEIATQIVQKTNGKTWGLLAPLMERFHWTLIEQNGGKVLQTDEKGHWKVEIDDKAREAIDYYLSLITKHKVMPSDVISIDYTSLMQGFLNETYAMVVFGCWNRRLLSESASKNFEWGLMWIKKGENMTNAADPQGIGISKASKYKKEAFEFIRFFTNTKNSADISYKDWLFPMRNSALQDSRFSEPKYDWNYAYELLKYAKNVKPPMPGFYTFEWKILAPTLEKVILGKLSTQDAYKEIEVKGNALLKQLGLR; encoded by the coding sequence ATGAGAAAAGTGTCTGCAATCTTGTTAATGATAACAATTTCTATAACTCTCCTTGCCTCAGTCAAGCTTAAATTCTACTGCTTGGCATGGCAACCTGGTGCAGTTGATCAAGTATTTGACATTGTTGATGAGTGGAACGAGTCTAATCCTGATGTACAAGTAGAAATAGTTTGGGGAACATGGGAAACATCTGATCAGTACTTGTTAACTAACTTTGGTGCAGGAACGGCTCCTGACATTTTCCATACCGATGCTGAGAAATTTAGGGAATTTGGATTGATGGGGTTTGTCGAACCATTAAACAAATTTATAGATAATGAGATACTGAAAGATATACCTAATGATGCCTGGCGTGATTGTATGGATGAGAAAGGCAATATCTTTGGAATACCTTGGTGTAGAGAAAGTCAAGTAATTTTCTACAATAGGAAGCTTTTCAGAGAACTTGGTATTGATCTACCAAGTGATAGAATAGTGACCTGGGATCAATTAGTAGAAATAGCTACACAAATAGTGCAAAAAACAAATGGAAAGACTTGGGGATTACTTGCACCACTTATGGAAAGATTTCACTGGACTTTGATAGAGCAAAACGGGGGAAAAGTACTTCAGACAGATGAAAAGGGACATTGGAAAGTTGAGATCGATGATAAAGCCAGGGAAGCTATAGATTATTATCTTTCACTGATAACAAAACACAAAGTCATGCCTAGTGATGTAATTAGCATTGATTATACTTCCTTGATGCAAGGCTTCTTAAATGAAACATACGCAATGGTTGTCTTTGGTTGTTGGAATCGTCGATTGCTTTCAGAATCAGCCAGTAAGAACTTCGAGTGGGGATTGATGTGGATCAAAAAGGGAGAAAATATGACTAACGCTGCCGATCCACAAGGAATAGGTATATCAAAAGCAAGTAAATACAAAAAGGAAGCTTTTGAATTCATTCGATTTTTCACAAACACAAAGAATTCTGCGGATATAAGTTACAAAGACTGGTTATTCCCGATGAGAAATAGTGCTTTGCAAGATTCAAGATTCTCGGAACCCAAATATGACTGGAATTATGCTTACGAACTCTTGAAATATGCTAAGAATGTGAAACCACCTATGCCTGGTTTTTACACCTTTGAATGGAAAATATTGGCACCAACACTTGAAAAAGTCATTCTTGGCAAATTAAGTACGCAAGATGCGTACAAAGAGATCGAAGTAAAGGGAAATGCTTTGTTGAAACAACTTGGCCTGAGATAG
- a CDS encoding zinc-dependent alcohol dehydrogenase has product MKAAIYKEIGKIEIEEVSNPVLTDDEVLLRVEVVGICGTDIKTYKRGHPLFRPPCILGHEVVGTVVKVNTVADNELLGRKFAIPPYLGCGECEFCKKGFSELCRNKIWINGAFVEYLVVPTGLIRRTMAEVDMEINDAIATLTEPLACVIHGIERIKPREQERILVIGAGPMGILASILLRNRNNQVFLSEINENRLALAQTMKFETINVNMVSLTDFSSKMGKFDHIIVANDSTDAVIEAFNCVKPGGKIELFGGMSRSSRLSIDPYYIHYDEIDLIGSFGFSDQDFRNAFQELKIHQNMYVKLITGEFNLNEIEKAFQAAANPSNLKIVVRIS; this is encoded by the coding sequence GTGAAAGCAGCTATTTACAAAGAGATTGGAAAAATAGAGATAGAAGAAGTTAGTAATCCAGTTTTGACTGATGACGAAGTCCTTCTAAGAGTCGAAGTTGTTGGAATTTGTGGTACAGATATTAAAACTTATAAACGTGGACATCCTCTTTTTCGACCACCTTGTATTCTTGGACACGAAGTAGTGGGCACTGTAGTAAAGGTAAATACAGTGGCTGATAATGAATTGCTTGGAAGGAAATTTGCGATCCCACCTTATTTAGGATGTGGCGAATGTGAATTCTGTAAAAAAGGATTCTCTGAACTCTGCAGAAACAAAATCTGGATCAATGGGGCATTTGTTGAATACTTGGTTGTGCCAACTGGACTAATCAGAAGAACTATGGCTGAAGTTGACATGGAGATCAATGATGCAATAGCAACACTTACAGAACCTCTTGCATGTGTAATTCATGGAATTGAAAGAATCAAACCCAGAGAACAAGAAAGAATCCTCGTAATTGGTGCCGGACCAATGGGAATACTTGCAAGCATTCTTCTCAGAAACAGGAATAACCAAGTCTTTCTGTCTGAAATAAATGAAAACAGACTAGCACTAGCGCAAACCATGAAATTTGAGACTATTAACGTGAACATGGTTTCACTTACAGATTTCTCATCCAAAATGGGTAAATTTGACCACATCATAGTTGCTAATGATTCAACAGATGCAGTAATAGAAGCTTTCAACTGTGTTAAACCTGGCGGCAAGATTGAATTATTTGGAGGAATGTCAAGGTCTTCACGACTCTCTATTGATCCATATTATATACATTACGATGAAATCGATCTCATAGGAAGTTTTGGTTTTTCTGATCAGGATTTCAGAAATGCATTCCAAGAATTGAAAATACACCAGAATATGTATGTAAAGCTGATCACGGGTGAATTCAATCTGAATGAGATAGAGAAGGCATTTCAAGCAGCAGCAAATCCCAGTAACCTGAAGATAGTTGTGAGAATATCTTGA
- a CDS encoding molybdopterin-dependent oxidoreductase, which yields MKKQVFLIVLIALCTGVLFADTVLTAKGIIALKNTEDGYAFTLEELKKMAGTTYVVQDPWMGECFYQGISLIDLLNYVGYPTNAKKIILVCSDKKEFTVTVNDAKLYPIILAYANKGKDLPQNQGGPLKLVFPVTTYPEIEKIYPKENWAWWVIEIRVEM from the coding sequence ATGAAAAAACAGGTCTTCTTGATTGTTCTTATCGCACTCTGTACTGGGGTTCTCTTTGCAGACACAGTACTCACAGCCAAAGGTATTATAGCTCTAAAAAACACTGAAGATGGCTATGCCTTCACACTTGAGGAGCTTAAAAAAATGGCTGGAACAACTTATGTCGTTCAGGATCCTTGGATGGGAGAATGCTTCTACCAAGGGATAAGTCTAATTGATTTGCTCAATTATGTGGGCTATCCGACAAATGCAAAGAAAATCATTCTCGTCTGTTCTGACAAAAAAGAATTTACAGTTACCGTCAACGACGCTAAGTTGTATCCAATAATATTAGCATATGCCAACAAAGGAAAAGATTTGCCTCAAAATCAAGGTGGACCACTGAAATTGGTATTCCCTGTGACCACTTACCCAGAGATTGAAAAAATCTATCCTAAGGAAAACTGGGCGTGGTGGGTAATAGAAATAAGAGTTGAGATGTAG
- a CDS encoding metallophosphoesterase family protein, with the protein MKKCLTIFWLIAVLTFTTVHAISGKVFLDSNANGIFDEDEIGLPNCYVSDGREIVATNEDGDFFLDTNEPFIFIILPDEYACRKWYSSTNERQILFALTKSHFSRTFAVVSDIHYAENPEAFSKALTDRSMKYNADKYLEKLIQSLNKQELSFVLVLGDIGASIRDIDDQSAKDQLGRVASYMNRIKADVFYAIGNHEFKSKAERPTGIFEATFGPRYYSFNRSGIHFIVLDIHLSDRGSLKYEIDSVQLKWLEKDLTLVPNNQPIVVFSHEPLYDLTDSENNRELKKLFIDYQITAHISGHWHTMIKLSDYPYLELTCGAVCGAWWEGPSPSGDEFGYVLFETCRNVLNYAYININEDLSIWLEFPFEGVLSGLVPIRVVTSKFISNVAISIDGKELSFKPIIVNKDNWVEYLYRLNLTNLAQGMHEFVFKDTETQVEKRKSFWVSNRSITFKILKDYPECFLGKLVTVDNAKFVAKSGSVVSFYDGTDGMMVKFSNPNISNTISDSAMYSLTGVVRDPWVVADPLRIHLDEGIIQR; encoded by the coding sequence ATGAAGAAATGTCTTACGATTTTTTGGTTAATTGCTGTCTTAACGTTTACTACAGTTCATGCAATCAGTGGAAAAGTGTTTCTGGACTCAAATGCCAATGGCATCTTTGATGAAGACGAGATAGGATTGCCAAATTGTTATGTATCCGATGGACGAGAAATAGTTGCAACAAATGAAGATGGAGATTTCTTTTTAGATACTAACGAACCTTTTATTTTCATAATATTACCTGATGAATATGCTTGCAGAAAGTGGTACTCTTCAACTAATGAGAGACAAATTTTATTTGCACTCACCAAATCTCATTTCAGTAGAACTTTTGCCGTGGTAAGTGATATTCATTATGCGGAGAATCCCGAAGCATTCTCAAAGGCTTTGACAGATCGCTCGATGAAATATAATGCAGACAAGTACTTGGAAAAATTGATACAGAGTCTGAACAAACAGGAACTCTCCTTCGTATTAGTACTTGGAGACATTGGAGCAAGTATCAGAGACATCGATGATCAATCAGCTAAAGATCAGCTTGGACGAGTCGCTTCCTATATGAATAGAATAAAGGCCGATGTCTTCTATGCGATTGGGAACCATGAATTCAAAAGTAAGGCTGAAAGACCAACTGGGATTTTCGAAGCAACTTTTGGTCCAAGATATTATTCTTTTAACAGATCTGGTATTCACTTTATCGTTCTCGACATACATCTATCAGACCGTGGCTCACTTAAATATGAAATTGATTCCGTTCAACTCAAATGGTTGGAAAAGGACTTAACTTTGGTACCAAACAATCAACCAATAGTAGTTTTCTCTCATGAACCACTTTATGACCTGACTGACTCCGAAAACAACAGAGAACTCAAAAAACTGTTCATTGATTATCAGATAACCGCTCATATCTCGGGTCATTGGCATACAATGATAAAACTATCTGACTATCCCTATTTGGAGCTTACTTGTGGAGCAGTATGTGGTGCTTGGTGGGAAGGACCTTCCCCATCCGGAGACGAATTTGGCTACGTGCTGTTTGAAACTTGTAGAAATGTTTTGAACTATGCTTATATCAACATCAATGAAGATCTCTCAATCTGGTTGGAATTTCCTTTCGAAGGTGTATTATCAGGGCTTGTACCCATCAGAGTTGTCACTTCGAAATTTATTTCAAATGTAGCAATTTCCATTGATGGCAAAGAGCTTTCCTTTAAACCAATTATTGTGAACAAAGACAACTGGGTGGAGTATCTTTATCGTTTGAATCTAACTAATCTGGCTCAAGGAATGCACGAATTTGTCTTTAAAGATACCGAAACTCAAGTAGAGAAACGGAAGAGCTTCTGGGTTAGTAATAGAAGTATAACATTTAAGATTCTCAAAGATTACCCCGAGTGCTTTCTTGGAAAACTGGTTACGGTTGACAATGCTAAGTTTGTAGCTAAATCCGGTTCTGTAGTTTCTTTCTATGATGGAACGGATGGCATGATGGTCAAATTTAGTAATCCCAATATATCGAATACGATTTCCGATTCAGCAATGTACAGCCTCACGGGTGTAGTAAGAGATCCTTGGGTTGTCGCTGATCCACTAAGAATTCATCTGGATGAAGGGATCATCCAGAGATAA
- a CDS encoding class I fructose-bisphosphate aldolase: protein MYGKSLRLKRIFKPDGYSAVIALDHGQFQGPIPGLVDIRDTIQKVIMGKPDALILNPGVLNKCHDCISGDVGIILRITGASTNYSPKFDFHRLTTSVDHALRLGADAVIVMCFVAGDGEIPSLEIVAKIAEQCDKEGIPLFVEVLSQNSKSNDVTCIATGVRAAFELGADALKVYYTGGDTFSTITSAVPIPILIAGGPKDLDAFSMVREAIDHGAKGVAFGRNVFQADDVTEYVRKLVSCVHHHAK from the coding sequence GTGTATGGTAAATCATTAAGACTGAAGAGAATATTCAAACCTGATGGTTATTCTGCTGTAATTGCCCTCGATCACGGTCAATTCCAAGGCCCCATACCAGGTCTTGTAGATATACGTGACACGATTCAGAAAGTGATTATGGGAAAACCGGACGCTTTGATCTTAAACCCCGGCGTTCTGAACAAATGTCACGACTGTATTTCTGGCGATGTCGGAATAATACTCAGAATAACAGGTGCATCAACAAACTATAGCCCCAAATTTGATTTTCACAGACTTACAACATCTGTTGATCATGCACTAAGATTGGGTGCAGATGCAGTCATTGTCATGTGCTTTGTGGCTGGTGATGGTGAGATACCATCGCTTGAAATTGTTGCAAAAATTGCGGAACAATGCGATAAAGAAGGTATACCACTTTTTGTTGAAGTACTCTCGCAAAACTCAAAGAGTAATGACGTTACCTGTATTGCTACCGGTGTCAGAGCTGCCTTCGAACTTGGCGCAGATGCATTGAAAGTCTACTACACAGGGGGAGATACTTTCAGTACGATAACTTCTGCTGTTCCAATACCTATTCTGATAGCCGGTGGTCCGAAGGATCTGGATGCGTTTTCTATGGTTCGTGAAGCCATTGATCATGGAGCAAAAGGAGTTGCCTTTGGAAGAAATGTATTCCAAGCCGATGATGTAACCGAATATGTACGAAAACTTGTTTCATGTGTGCATCACCATGCAAAATAG